A portion of the Acidisoma sp. PAMC 29798 genome contains these proteins:
- a CDS encoding dienelactone hydrolase family protein — MTVNESVSSFSRRGFVMTSLISGLTLATTRVEAQVIHTDSAGLMAGETKIPVSDGALPAYVARPDGVGPFPIVVVIEEIFGVHDYIKDVCRRLAKRGYLAVAPELYARLADLSTMTDAQLIMRNVILKAPDATVLSDLSTTIDWAIAHQGDAARIGTIGFCRGGRDAWLFAETEHRLRAAVAFYGPVAGPTSAIQPRNPIDMATELNCPLLGLYGGKDPSIAKHDVLTAEARAKAAGKTVEIVYFPDAGHGFHADYRPSYNRADAEAAWARAIAWLQHYGVG, encoded by the coding sequence ATGACCGTCAATGAGAGCGTCAGCAGCTTCAGCCGCCGTGGCTTCGTTATGACGAGCCTGATCAGCGGCCTCACCCTCGCAACCACGCGGGTCGAAGCGCAGGTCATCCACACGGATAGCGCCGGCCTGATGGCGGGTGAGACGAAGATCCCCGTCTCCGACGGGGCCCTGCCGGCCTATGTTGCGCGGCCCGATGGGGTCGGGCCATTCCCCATCGTCGTGGTGATCGAGGAGATTTTCGGCGTCCATGATTACATCAAGGATGTCTGCCGGCGCCTGGCCAAGCGCGGCTATCTCGCCGTGGCGCCCGAGCTTTACGCGCGGCTGGCCGATCTCTCGACCATGACGGACGCGCAACTTATCATGCGCAATGTGATCCTGAAGGCGCCAGACGCGACGGTGCTGTCGGATCTCTCCACCACCATCGATTGGGCGATTGCCCATCAGGGCGACGCGGCGCGCATCGGCACCATCGGATTCTGTCGCGGTGGCCGCGATGCGTGGCTATTCGCGGAGACGGAGCATCGCCTGCGCGCGGCGGTCGCGTTTTACGGCCCGGTCGCCGGGCCCACCAGCGCCATCCAGCCGCGCAACCCGATCGACATGGCGACGGAGTTGAACTGCCCGCTGCTCGGCCTCTACGGTGGCAAGGACCCAAGCATCGCCAAGCATGACGTTCTGACGGCCGAAGCCCGCGCCAAGGCTGCGGGAAAGACGGTCGAGATCGTCTATTTTCCGGATGCCGGCCACGGCTTCCACGCCGATTATCGGCCCAGCTACAACCGCGCGGATGCGGAAGCCGCCTGGGCGCGGGCCATAGCTTGGCTCCAGCACTACGGTGTCGGCTAG
- a CDS encoding calcium:proton antiporter: MTDNGLPTFLRREWPLAASLATCAIFAVSGHSLMADLGNPLWLAFIFLWLFAVILGSAISVVRHADQLAIRLGEPYGTLILTLSVTFIEVMSISAVMLHGANNPTLTRDTLFAVVMILLNGMVGLSLLAGAWRHREQHYNLQGANTYLGAIIPLIVLSMIMPDFTQTTAGPVLSLHQSLFLALVAIGLYCTFLAMQTGRHRNYFMLLDEVEAHEAQDTPKPPIPRHAILLVAYMAPVVFLAEQLAHPIDYLIETLHAPAPLGGVVMAVLVAAPEAIGAVRAALANHLQRSFNIFLGSVLSTIGLTIPAMILISELTGRHLILGVEHTDEVMLLLTLAVSIVTFASGRTNVIQGAVHLILFASYIALIFEN, from the coding sequence ATGACGGATAACGGGCTACCCACATTCCTTCGCCGTGAATGGCCCCTTGCGGCCAGCCTGGCCACCTGCGCGATCTTCGCCGTCTCCGGGCACAGCCTGATGGCGGATCTCGGCAATCCGCTCTGGCTCGCCTTTATCTTTCTGTGGCTCTTCGCGGTCATCCTGGGCTCGGCCATCTCCGTCGTCCGTCATGCCGACCAACTTGCCATCCGTCTCGGCGAGCCGTACGGCACGCTGATCCTCACCCTGTCCGTCACCTTCATCGAGGTGATGAGCATTTCCGCCGTCATGCTGCATGGCGCCAATAACCCGACCCTGACACGCGACACCCTGTTCGCCGTCGTCATGATCCTCCTCAATGGCATGGTCGGCCTGTCTCTGCTCGCGGGGGCCTGGCGGCATCGGGAGCAGCATTACAATCTGCAGGGCGCCAATACCTATCTCGGTGCGATCATTCCGCTGATCGTGCTGAGCATGATCATGCCGGATTTCACGCAGACCACAGCGGGCCCCGTGCTGTCCTTGCACCAGAGCCTGTTTCTCGCCCTGGTCGCCATCGGCCTCTACTGCACCTTCCTGGCCATGCAGACCGGCCGTCACCGCAACTACTTCATGCTGCTGGATGAGGTCGAGGCGCACGAGGCGCAAGACACGCCCAAACCGCCCATCCCGCGCCATGCCATCCTGCTGGTCGCCTATATGGCGCCGGTGGTCTTCCTGGCTGAGCAACTGGCCCACCCGATCGATTATCTGATCGAAACCCTGCATGCACCGGCGCCCCTGGGCGGTGTGGTCATGGCCGTTCTGGTCGCGGCGCCCGAGGCGATCGGCGCCGTGCGCGCGGCTCTCGCCAACCACTTGCAACGGTCCTTCAACATCTTTCTGGGATCGGTGCTCTCCACCATCGGCCTCACCATTCCAGCGATGATCCTGATCAGTGAGCTGACCGGGCGGCACCTGATCCTGGGCGTGGAACATACCGACGAAGTGATGCTGCTCCTGACCCTCGCCGTCAGTATCGTCACCTTCGCGAGTGGCCGCACAAATGTCATCCAGGGCGCGGTCCACCTCATCCTGTTCGCGTCCTATATCGCCTTGATCTTCGAGAACTGA
- the andAb gene encoding anthranilate 1,2-dioxygenase ferredoxin subunit AndAb: MSGSDLWHDVAAQDALDDEEVIGVSAGGVPIALFRLGDGYHALHNLCTHGQARLSDGYVEDGCVECPLHQGKIDIRDGAPRSAPITVPVRSYPVRVVEGRIEVMVAARPHG; encoded by the coding sequence ATGAGCGGCTCGGACCTCTGGCATGATGTCGCGGCCCAGGATGCCCTGGACGACGAGGAGGTGATCGGCGTGTCAGCAGGCGGCGTGCCCATCGCGCTGTTTCGCCTTGGCGACGGTTATCATGCATTGCACAATCTTTGCACCCATGGTCAGGCGCGGCTATCGGATGGCTATGTCGAGGATGGCTGCGTCGAATGTCCTTTGCATCAGGGCAAGATCGACATCCGGGACGGCGCGCCACGCTCGGCGCCGATCACCGTGCCGGTGCGGTCCTACCCGGTCCGCGTCGTGGAGGGCCGCATCGAGGTGATGGTAGCGGCGCGCCCGCACGGTTAA
- the andAd gene encoding anthranilate 1,2-dioxygenase small subunit AndAd: MTLPETLMLRLELMALNDLYTSILDNDRLEEWPRLFVDDCLYEIIPSENEDMGLPAPVMLCDNIRMMRDRVVALRHANIYEKVAYRHMVSGLEFTVAEDGTITARSSYIVVNTSLEGFSEVYQAGSYRDVIVRTREGLRYKSRRCVYDTLKVQTLLAVPI; this comes from the coding sequence ATGACACTTCCAGAAACCTTGATGCTGCGCCTTGAGCTGATGGCATTGAACGATCTCTATACCAGCATCCTCGACAATGACCGGCTGGAGGAATGGCCGCGTCTGTTCGTCGATGACTGTCTGTATGAAATCATTCCGAGCGAGAATGAGGATATGGGCCTGCCTGCGCCCGTGATGCTGTGTGACAATATCCGCATGATGCGGGACCGTGTGGTGGCGCTGCGCCATGCCAATATCTACGAAAAGGTCGCCTATCGGCACATGGTCTCGGGCCTGGAATTCACCGTGGCCGAGGACGGAACGATCACCGCGCGCTCAAGCTATATCGTTGTCAACACATCGCTCGAAGGCTTTTCGGAGGTTTATCAGGCGGGATCGTATCGCGATGTCATCGTGCGAACGCGGGAAGGCCTGCGCTATAAAAGCCGCCGCTGCGTCTATGATACGCTGAAGGTGCAGACCTTGCTCGCGGTGCCGATATGA
- a CDS encoding HoxN/HupN/NixA family nickel/cobalt transporter: MLRILRHIFNDASADVRGKVIGIYVFLIATNIGAWVWAIVAFRSHPVLLGTALLAYSFGLRHAVDADHIAAIDNVTRKLMQDGKRPVTVGFFFSIGHSLVLLIGTAIIAFAVVSLQTGFDSFNNVAGTISTLVSGLFLLVMAAMNLMIARSVYRTYRHVRRGGHYDEDSFNILLNNRGLIARLLRPLFRLVNQSWHMLPVGFLFGLGFDTVTEVSLLTVAATEASKGLPVWSILAFPALFCAGMSLIDTTDGILMLGAYGWAFVKPIRKLYYNLTITLVSAIVAILIGGIETLGLIGGELNLQGWFWDRMNDLNENFGLLGYGIIGVFAAAWIISFIIYRVKKLDDVEISQPGGTIL, from the coding sequence ATGTTGAGAATTCTAAGGCACATCTTCAATGATGCCTCCGCCGACGTGCGCGGCAAGGTCATCGGTATTTACGTCTTTCTAATCGCCACGAATATCGGCGCCTGGGTGTGGGCGATCGTGGCCTTTCGTAGCCACCCCGTTCTGCTGGGGACCGCCCTGCTGGCCTATAGCTTTGGTCTGCGGCACGCCGTCGATGCAGACCATATCGCCGCCATCGACAACGTCACTCGCAAGCTGATGCAGGATGGAAAACGCCCCGTCACCGTCGGCTTTTTCTTCTCGATCGGCCATTCTCTTGTCCTGCTGATCGGGACGGCGATCATTGCCTTTGCGGTCGTCAGTCTGCAGACCGGTTTCGACTCCTTCAACAACGTTGCAGGAACCATCAGCACCCTCGTGTCAGGGCTGTTTCTCCTCGTCATGGCGGCCATGAACCTGATGATCGCCAGGTCTGTCTATCGGACCTATCGTCATGTGCGGCGCGGGGGACATTATGATGAGGACAGCTTCAATATCCTGCTGAACAATCGGGGATTGATCGCACGCTTGCTGCGTCCGTTGTTCCGGCTCGTCAATCAGAGCTGGCACATGCTTCCGGTCGGATTTCTGTTCGGCCTGGGCTTTGACACCGTCACTGAGGTCAGCCTGCTGACGGTCGCGGCGACAGAGGCGAGCAAGGGATTGCCGGTCTGGTCCATCCTCGCCTTTCCCGCGCTGTTTTGCGCGGGTATGTCCTTAATCGATACGACTGACGGCATTCTGATGCTCGGCGCCTATGGCTGGGCTTTTGTGAAGCCAATTCGCAAGCTCTACTACAACCTGACCATCACGCTTGTTTCGGCAATCGTCGCCATCCTCATCGGCGGCATCGAAACGCTCGGCCTCATCGGCGGCGAATTGAACCTGCAAGGTTGGTTCTGGGATCGGATGAACGACCTCAACGAGAACTTCGGTCTGCTCGGCTATGGCATCATCGGCGTTTTCGCGGCCGCCTGGATCATTTCGTTCATCATCTATCGCGTCAAGAAACTCGACGATGTCGAGATCAGCCAGCCCGGCGGCACGATCCTGTAG
- a CDS encoding amidase, with amino-acid sequence MTDLADLSAVALVRAYRERSLSPVEVTEAVLARIDAWDDCLCATWAMDPEAARGAARDAEARWQAGTPAGPLDGVPVTVKENIATKGVPMPAGTAAVDPVPATADAPAAARLRESGAIIFGKTTMPDYGMLSSGLSTFHRLARNPWNLAMNPGGSSAGASAAAAVGYGPIHIGTDIGGSVRLPAALCGAVGFKPSFGRIPVSPPFLGRAAGPITRTVADAALAMTVLSKPDARDYMSLPPADIDWAAPPLSLRGLTIGLCLDTGIGSQPDAEIVTAVTEAARAFAEAGAVVEPLAPYLTRAMLDGLDNFWRARFGSDTAALSEEQRAKMLPYIRAWIDGGQELSGRDVYRGFSQIPAMSQTTLAATHRFDFVLSPVWPVVSFPAEFASPLNDPARPFEHIGYCVAYNMSEQPALSINCGYSASGMPIGLQIAGRRFDDLGVLRVAAAYEAIRPAQQPWPRLG; translated from the coding sequence ATGACAGATCTCGCAGACCTCTCGGCCGTCGCCCTCGTTCGCGCCTATCGTGAGCGCAGCCTTTCCCCGGTGGAGGTGACGGAGGCGGTACTCGCCCGGATCGACGCCTGGGATGATTGTCTCTGCGCCACCTGGGCCATGGACCCCGAAGCGGCGCGCGGCGCCGCGCGGGACGCGGAGGCGCGGTGGCAGGCGGGCACGCCCGCCGGTCCGCTCGACGGCGTGCCGGTGACGGTGAAGGAAAACATCGCGACCAAGGGCGTGCCCATGCCGGCCGGCACCGCCGCCGTCGATCCTGTTCCCGCGACCGCCGATGCCCCGGCTGCCGCCCGGCTGCGGGAGAGCGGCGCCATCATCTTCGGCAAGACGACGATGCCCGATTACGGCATGCTCTCCTCAGGTCTGTCGACCTTTCACAGGCTGGCGCGCAACCCCTGGAACCTGGCCATGAACCCAGGCGGATCGAGCGCAGGCGCTTCCGCCGCTGCCGCCGTCGGCTATGGCCCGATCCATATCGGCACGGATATCGGCGGCTCGGTGCGTCTGCCGGCCGCCTTGTGCGGCGCCGTCGGCTTCAAGCCGAGCTTCGGGCGCATTCCCGTCTCCCCGCCCTTTCTCGGTCGCGCGGCTGGGCCGATCACCCGCACGGTGGCAGATGCGGCCTTGGCCATGACCGTGCTGTCGAAGCCCGATGCCCGCGACTACATGAGCCTGCCGCCGGCCGATATCGATTGGGCCGCGCCGCCACTCTCCCTGCGCGGGCTGACCATCGGGCTATGTCTCGACACTGGCATCGGGTCCCAACCCGATGCCGAGATCGTCACGGCCGTGACCGAAGCGGCGCGGGCCTTCGCCGAGGCCGGCGCGGTGGTGGAACCGCTGGCCCCTTACTTGACGCGTGCGATGCTGGATGGGTTGGACAATTTCTGGCGGGCGCGTTTCGGATCGGACACCGCCGCCCTGTCCGAGGAACAGCGGGCCAAGATGCTGCCTTATATTCGCGCCTGGATCGACGGCGGCCAGGAGCTTTCGGGCCGCGACGTCTATCGCGGCTTCAGCCAGATTCCGGCCATGAGCCAGACTACACTGGCCGCCACGCATCGCTTCGATTTCGTGCTGTCGCCGGTCTGGCCGGTGGTGTCCTTCCCGGCCGAATTCGCCTCGCCCTTGAACGACCCGGCGCGGCCTTTCGAGCATATCGGCTACTGCGTCGCCTATAACATGAGCGAGCAGCCGGCGCTGTCGATCAACTGCGGCTATTCGGCCAGCGGCATGCCGATCGGGCTGCAGATCGCGGGCCGGCGGTTCGACGATCTTGGCGTGCTGCGCGTGGCGGCGGCGTATGAGGCGATCCGGCCGGCGCAACAGCCATGGCCGCGCTTGGGCTAA